A genomic stretch from Flavobacterium sp. KS-LB2 includes:
- a CDS encoding TonB-dependent receptor, with translation MSTSKLIVVFFFFFASLSLLAQTARIKGVILDKNNQPVGNVNVSYSSIGTQSNKNGFYELKVPANQKVTVVFTHVSLKKITITFSLDSNEQKEFNPVMNDQEEQMGEVIVTANNRKVIQGISTIEPEIIRKIPGANAGIENILKSLPGVNSNNELSTQYAVRGGNYDENLVYVNEIEVYRPFLIRSGQQEGLSFTNTDLVQNVDFSAGGFQAKFGDKLSSVLDITYRKPVKFGASLEASFLGGSLSVDAVSKDKKWSAVTGVRYRNNSLLVNSQETQTNFTPSFADIQTNVNYQASAKWQWSFLGNISQNKYQYQPLTRQTNFGTIDNPMALTVFYEGQEKDEYDTYFGAIKTTFNVSDNFTLKFIGSIFHTLEQEYFDIFAQYRLGEVDSNIGSETFGDVAFTRGIGSQLSHARNDLDALIVNTEIKGFHDWKENQFEWGIKYTRESIRDRIIEWEVIDSAGFSLNPPIIDLSKNDQPYSPYTGPLVPYQNIRATNFNSINRFSGYGQWSLKSTIGRSKVWYNAGVRMHSWEVMSATVAGKSQISVSPRAQFAIKPDWEKDMVFRLSGGLYHQPPFYRELRGADGMVQPNTKAQQSVHIVFGNDYSFKMWDRPFKLVSELYYKSLTDVNTYTIDNVRIRYAANNNATAYAQGLDVRLNGEFVPGTESWFSFGYLKTEENTNDKGYIARPTDQRLKFGILFQDYMPNIPSIKLYLNLVYNTGLPGGSPSYADPYLYQNRLNDYRRVDVGFSKVFIDNTANKENNTGWFKNLKELAIGLEIFNLFDNQNAITNTWVRDVYSKNQYAIPNYMTTRVFNVKLTAKL, from the coding sequence TTGAGTACTAGTAAATTAATTGTTGTTTTCTTTTTTTTCTTCGCAAGCTTATCACTATTGGCCCAAACAGCAAGGATTAAAGGAGTTATTTTAGACAAAAATAATCAGCCTGTAGGAAACGTGAATGTTTCTTATTCCAGTATTGGTACGCAATCTAATAAAAATGGTTTTTACGAACTAAAAGTGCCTGCAAACCAAAAGGTAACTGTCGTTTTTACACATGTCTCTTTGAAAAAAATAACGATTACTTTTTCTTTGGATTCTAATGAACAAAAAGAGTTTAATCCTGTAATGAATGATCAGGAAGAACAAATGGGTGAGGTGATTGTTACCGCAAATAACAGAAAAGTGATTCAAGGTATATCGACAATTGAACCTGAAATCATCCGAAAAATTCCTGGAGCAAATGCCGGAATTGAAAATATTTTGAAATCCTTGCCGGGTGTAAATTCTAATAACGAATTGAGTACGCAATACGCCGTGCGTGGTGGGAATTATGATGAGAATTTGGTTTATGTCAATGAAATTGAAGTCTATCGTCCGTTTCTGATTCGTTCAGGACAACAAGAAGGGTTGAGTTTCACTAATACTGATTTGGTACAAAATGTTGATTTTTCAGCAGGAGGTTTCCAAGCGAAATTTGGAGATAAACTATCGTCTGTTTTAGATATTACGTACCGGAAACCGGTTAAATTTGGCGCAAGCCTTGAAGCGAGTTTCCTTGGAGGTAGTCTTTCTGTGGATGCTGTTTCTAAAGATAAAAAATGGTCTGCAGTTACGGGAGTTCGGTATCGTAACAATAGTCTTTTGGTAAATAGTCAAGAAACTCAAACGAATTTTACACCCTCATTTGCGGATATTCAAACGAATGTAAACTATCAGGCTTCGGCGAAATGGCAATGGAGTTTTTTAGGTAATATTTCTCAAAATAAATACCAGTACCAACCCTTAACAAGGCAAACAAATTTTGGAACCATAGACAATCCTATGGCACTGACTGTTTTTTATGAAGGTCAGGAAAAGGATGAGTACGATACGTATTTTGGCGCTATAAAAACAACGTTTAATGTTTCGGATAATTTTACGCTGAAATTTATCGGTTCTATTTTTCATACTTTAGAGCAAGAATATTTTGATATTTTCGCCCAATACCGATTAGGCGAAGTCGATTCTAATATTGGATCTGAAACTTTTGGAGATGTAGCATTCACAAGAGGAATTGGGTCTCAGCTGAGTCATGCCAGAAACGATTTGGATGCGCTGATTGTAAACACTGAGATCAAAGGATTTCATGATTGGAAAGAAAATCAATTTGAGTGGGGAATAAAATATACGCGAGAATCGATTCGCGACCGTATAATAGAGTGGGAGGTTATTGATTCGGCGGGTTTTTCTTTAAATCCACCTATTATTGACTTGTCTAAAAACGACCAACCGTATTCACCTTACACCGGACCGCTTGTTCCGTATCAAAATATCCGAGCGACTAATTTTAACTCCATCAATAGGTTTTCGGGTTATGGTCAATGGAGTTTGAAAAGTACTATTGGCAGGAGTAAAGTGTGGTATAATGCAGGTGTTCGCATGCATAGTTGGGAAGTTATGAGTGCTACTGTGGCTGGTAAATCCCAAATTTCGGTTAGTCCCAGAGCACAGTTTGCCATAAAACCAGATTGGGAGAAAGATATGGTTTTTAGACTTTCAGGAGGATTGTACCATCAGCCGCCATTTTACAGGGAATTGAGAGGTGCAGATGGAATGGTGCAACCCAATACTAAGGCGCAACAATCGGTGCATATTGTTTTTGGGAATGATTATAGTTTTAAGATGTGGGATCGTCCTTTCAAATTAGTCTCGGAGTTGTATTATAAATCACTGACTGATGTAAATACGTACACGATTGATAATGTTCGCATTCGATATGCAGCCAATAATAATGCAACTGCTTACGCGCAAGGATTGGATGTTCGCTTAAATGGGGAATTTGTACCAGGAACAGAATCTTGGTTTAGTTTTGGTTATTTGAAAACAGAAGAAAATACAAATGATAAAGGATATATTGCTAGACCTACGGATCAAAGATTGAAATTTGGGATTTTGTTCCAAGATTATATGCCTAATATTCCAAGTATAAAATTGTACCTAAATCTAGTTTACAATACGGGATTACCAGGAGGTTCGCCATCGTATGCAGATCCTTATTTATACCAAAACCGATTGAATGATTACCGCCGTGTGGATGTAGGTTTTTCTAAGGTTTTTATAGACAATACTGCAAATAAAGAAAACAATACGGGTTGGTTTAAAAATCTGAAAGAGTTAGCGATAGGATTAGAAATTTTCAATCTTTTTGACAATCAAAATGCCATTACAAATACTTGGGTTCGGGATGTATATTCTAAAAATCAATATGCAATTCCTAATTATATGACCACCAGAGTTTTTAATGTGAAATTGACCGCGAAGTTATAA